The DNA region CTGGGCTGTTACATTTTTTAATACAGGTTACTAACACTATAGGTCGCCCGTGTAAGCAAAAATTTACTTATTAAGATAGtaatttttatacattattgGTTCTGTAACGATGAGTAGTTTCATTTCTCAATTTGTGAGTATCATCCTTGATCAGGAGCCATGCTAATTTTTTCTGTAGTATTCCAATTTTATCGGGTGTCCCCGAAGGTACAAATGATGAGTAgttcattttgaaaaaaaattactccataTAAGTTGATCTTTAAACTTATTCGAAAAAATTATCTACATACTTAATTATACCAACTGTCATTTACACACCTTAATTATACCAACTATTCCTTACTTCCTATTCTTGTTTGAAATGAAATTAATACGCCCTTAAAAGTACAAAATCATTTTGGGGCTTTCATGCACTTCTAAGAAATTATGGGAGAAGAAAATCTTGTTCCTCAAGAGAAGTAATGCCAACGTTTTAGGGAAAGAAATCAAACAAACCTTGTAAATGCTTTTCTACCAGTAAATTTTCCTTTGCTAAATCTTATCTCTTAAAAAACGTATAAAACACACGAAAGTATGGGGACCCTTTTTCTATCCTCTTTGTTTTCGCCAAACCAAACAACAGTTTCATTGGTCAATACTATCATCATTCACCAACTGTCCTTAGAGTCTACTCAATcaattatattaatcgtataaAATATGATCAATTTTTAAATCTTGTTTCAAGCTAGGTTCTCACTGAAACTAATAATGGAGTTGAAGCACCCCTCAATGTTTTCAAAATTATGGTTTAGGACCAGGCAACTGCAGTACTGCTCCAAGTATacaattttgaagaagaagaagccatgACAAAGACAAATGGCTTTTATCCCCTAAGCAAAAAATGCACATTCTTATAACGATGAAATTACTACCAACTAAGCTACTAAAAATGTGACCAATCACGTAGGGACAACTAGGCTAATAACAATTAATAGACGAGACGAAACTATGGGTCGTCCTTGTAAGCAAGGATTTACTTATTGAGACAAATTTTTACATTATTGGTATGAGTAGTCTATTTTGgagaaattaaaatatataagttGATTTCTAAACTTATTCGAACAAGTCAATTACATACCAACGACCCCTTACTCCCTATTCTTGTTTGAAATGGAATTAACACGCTCTTGAAAATACAAAATCATTTTGGAGCTTTCATGCACTTCTAAGAAATTACGGGAGAAGAAAATCTTGTCCCTCAAGAAAAGCAAAGCTTGCAAAGTTTTAGAGAAAGAAATAAAACAGAACTTGTAATTTCTTTTCTACCAGTAAACTTTTCTTTGCTAAATGTTATCTCTTAAATGTATATATGGGACCCTTATTCTACCCTTTTTTGTTTTCGTCGAAACCAAAGAACAATTTCATTCGTCAATACTATCACCATTCACCAACTGAACTTGTAATATACTCAATCAATTATAATAATCGCATAAAATATGACCAATGTCTAAATCGTGTTTTAAGGTTCTCACAtggagataatagtcaaaataccccccaacgttgaccaaaatgccaactacacaccgaacctttgcgggggtcctattaccccccgaCAAATTTTTTCAAGAAGAAATGGCCTTTTTTTTGATGTAGGCATCGCTAACCCCAAATATTAAATGGCGGTTGTCACACGCGCTGCCCACGTGCCAcgtgtttaattttgccccattttttattaatttcccccttcctccatccatctactcttcttcttcaaaaaaaaaaaaaaaaatctctcaattttccatactccatttttattaaggatctgaaaacccatacccaattctccttcatcttcatcaacattatcatcatcatcatcatcatcttcactagagttgaaaaaaaatcacaccaacttgctcaaatctaatccaaacaaacccaaatgtgaaaggaagcttcctaacaccaaatagaacaaagttcatccattaatttgattaaacaatcaagaatttagagaacccatttggtgttcttcatagctttctcaaattcttaagaatggagtttaattttctccccaaatcaactcaaagaattagtgcttaaataactccaaccaagcaacaagtagcaactccaaacaagcaacttccaatcagattttctttaacaagattagatttttcatccttattttttttttccagatttttcctttttctttcttgatttttcatttttttcttgattttcgtttatggtggaaagttgttctttaacaagttgttcggaatcatatgtggattttcttcggttgagattttcgtttataatggatattattttgacaacaaaaaatggggatggatattaaatagggtgaagatgaagatgaagtagcctaaaaatggagggagttcaaattttatttacttGGCATCATATGTGGCAGCTTAGTTGACGTCCAAAACAGTCGGATGCAGATTTTTAAAGGCCGTCACGCGCCACCGGGCGGTGTATTCACGCTCTCTCGCCACAAAAAAGGCCATTTTGCTACCGAAAAAATTTGTTCGGGGGGTAATAGGGCaggttcggtgtgtagttggcattttggtcaaacgttggggagattttgactattatctcttCTCACATGCATTAAGTAGTCTTCCAATAAAAAACACGGTGAGGTCAAGGGTGTTTATTTAACTTCTAAATCATCCCAACATTAAATATATAGCACTGCATTTGACATCTCATGAATAAGGCTCtgttaaattcaaataattaaggtagaaaagaataatcaaaaccCCTTAGATTCCTCTCCCTGAATCCAGGTTCTATTTCCTTGAAAAAGAATTAACATTCATCATCAGGAAAATAGGGATCAAACAAGTTATTGAATGACTATATGATTCATTCTCTTTAATTTCATTAGAAATTTGTTACAATAAGATTTCCTTATCCAAAGAAACAAGATGACAATTAAAACATTGTTAACACAACCATAGATATATCCTTGACTTCTCGTTGTAGATTATCCCATGGagttatttttgattttttttttttttttgctttttgggaCTTggtataattagaaataaaggaaagaaaagtcaTCTGATGCAATATACAAAAGGCAGCtttataaaataatagcaaaaaCATGCAGGAGCTGGGCATTGAACCCGTGACTTTAAGGATGTAAACATAGCCTCTATCCAGTGCTCCAATCAGCCTATtttgaccatgtgttccttTAGTTAATGTTAcatatattttcagaattatatacataatatatcgagtttagtcgagtgaccatgtgttcacgtgacccaaaaTTTATGCATAAATTCGCCCCCGGATATATCTAATGTAATCATGATTACTTGTGTAATATTATCCACGCATCACGAGTTCTAATACTAGCtatagaaaaatattaaaacattTAAACTTCTGGATCTATTTCCTTGAAAAAGAATTACAAATCATCATCTTCATGATCCATGAGAATCCAAGATCCATTTTGCTGTTGAACCATTCCTTTATTCTTCACAACCCACCATGAAGTTGGTACAccatattcatcttttaacgTGTCCAAATACTTGTTAACAAGTGAAATATCGCGTTCCACTTCTAACTTGAACCCTCCTTCGGATCCTTGCGTTCCAGCAATTCCATGCAAGTAACATTCCAGGTTATGCCAAGTGTTATCATCTCCAGGACCTTTTAGATAGCCCGATTCCCTAGTGTCAATGTCTAATTCGATACCAACTTCTGAGTAGCCAATCAACGGACAATCTGGAATTATATCTGGAATATTTCGGACTCTCAGAGCTCGAAGATATTCGAGTTCTGAGAAGGTTTCCTTGAAATTTTCATCTCCCACCTTTGGACTTGCAAATAGAAATGCTGTGACTGGAACTCCCTTGTTAATTCCATTGAAAACAATATCTACTGCATTTAGTGTCGCGAGTGCTGCCCCCATGCTATTCCCTGTTACAGTTATGGTAATTTCTTCATTCTTGTATTGTTCCACCAATCTTTGAACTTCACCAAACACCTGAAAAGGGATTTCAAATATTATTACTCCAGTCGTTCCAGTTTAAGTGACATGATAGTTTGACTCGTCAGGTGTAATTAATGAAGAAATTTGGAACTTATAGTctaaaacatgacataactTTTGTATGGCTATAAAAGCTTCTCATTGTGGATCGAATAGAAGGttgaaagttaaattatttttaatatagaactgtgtccttttttttttttttttttttggaacggactaataagaaaataatgtaaCATAAACAGAATCACTACAAGAAAAGTATagaaatggcaacaaaaaatttaatatttggcatAACTTAGTTTtaaagaattttattttattgtcatagtagtgattattgttgcaaaaagtacttttggcaacaacaaaaaaagttgttgcgCGTTGTTGCAATAACAACCGTTGGGAAACGTctatgcaacaattttttttttttttgttgccaaaagtactttttgcaacaataatgaatctatggcaacaaaaagaaaaaaattgttaccaaatgtattttttcttgtagtgaatgGAGAGAGTGATATCGACTCATACTTTTGTTACACATGATTAATACGAATCAAAAACTATATTGCTAGCCCTTCATGccaaaaagttttgtttcttgTTAGAGGATGATGAATATACCTGATCTCTAGCACTGGCTTTATTGAATGGTGATCGTGGATCATCTGAAGTATAAATGGAATACCATCCTTGATGAACCCTAGGTTCAGATTCTTCACCAAAGATTATAGGGGCTGAgactttaaaaaattcaaaatcgtTAATCCATTCCAAAGCCGGAACACTGCCTCTCCATGCAATCACTATATCCCTTCTTCCTAATGCAATCTTCCCCTCATCAGTAGCCACAGCAACAAAACCAATCCAATTTGACTCTTTACTCCAAGCTTCCcttgacaatgattttatgatgaatgcTTCTGGAACATGTATTGATGATGTCGCGTAAAAATATTTGGTTACCTCATACTTGAATGGATTCGACATTGCAATCCCCGTTTGAGAAAAGAGGTTCTTCTTAGAGTATCTGCAACTTCCAGCGTACTTAGAGGTCTTGTCGTTGTTGAAGGCGTCTCGAGTTGCTTGTGCCATTTCCCCGTAGTGAATGAGGTACTGACGAAGATCATTGTCAAGTGGATCTAATAAGCCTTCCCAATTGTTACTCCCACTAAGAAGGCTCCATCTTTGTGCTATATTGCCCTTATTCTTGTTTGCATTTTGCATCTTTTCTATGGTTTCCCTTGGgttttttcttggtttgaaGCAGTTGAACATTTTCCTCTTATAGTATTCTTGTTTTTGTTGGACCTTTAAATATCCTAAAGGTTGGCAAAGCTTGTGACTTAACTTCCGTGCTTTTAAATTCCTTTTTTCTGTGTACAAATGTGATATCTTCTTCCCATATGTATGATGA from Lycium ferocissimum isolate CSIRO_LF1 chromosome 2, AGI_CSIRO_Lferr_CH_V1, whole genome shotgun sequence includes:
- the LOC132044470 gene encoding phospholipase A1-II 1-like, with amino-acid sequence MKDAIWYYMTNGLISHHTYGKKISHLYTEKRNLKARKLSHKLCQPLGYLKVQQKQEYYKRKMFNCFKPRKNPRETIEKMQNANKNKGNIAQRWSLLSGSNNWEGLLDPLDNDLRQYLIHYGEMAQATRDAFNNDKTSKYAGSCRYSKKNLFSQTGIAMSNPFKYEVTKYFYATSSIHVPEAFIIKSLSREAWSKESNWIGFVAVATDEGKIALGRRDIVIAWRGSVPALEWINDFEFFKVSAPIIFGEESEPRVHQGWYSIYTSDDPRSPFNKASARDQVFGEVQRLVEQYKNEEITITVTGNSMGAALATLNAVDIVFNGINKGVPVTAFLFASPKVGDENFKETFSELEYLRALRVRNIPDIIPDCPLIGYSEVGIELDIDTRESGYLKGPGDDNTWHNLECYLHGIAGTQGSEGGFKLEVERDISLVNKYLDTLKDEYGVPTSWWVVKNKGMVQQQNGSWILMDHEDDDL